In Bacteroidales bacterium, the following are encoded in one genomic region:
- a CDS encoding T9SS type A sorting domain-containing protein: MYRLALIFLFCFYSISVISQNITAPDTITENTVWNYDTVFVNNNVFIPDNIGLTIEPGTNIIVTAYYCINIQGNIKAKGAETDKIKFTVSDTTNFSDTSTIAGGWDGIIFDNTPATNDSSIFEYCILEYGKAIADTSKGGVLYVNNFSKIRISNSIIQHNYSYKYGGGLYFENSSPIISNNEFYYNKTYHDGGGIYVKGESTVIINNNLFKYNSAHKYFWTPWGIAEYGCGSSILVTYDELYTQNSLIVNNKCFNNKTINGTIYLSTYYAKVVNNIICNNYGNGIMNGHQLSHDIYINNSICNNYMCFGGIKGSSNSLIIQNNIIWNNRYWYSIPQIDVSGSSTIEYNCIQGGYEGVSNISSEPEFVNPSPGVGLDYEGDLYDWSLSKNSPCINAGLSDTTGLYLPQYDLAGNLRIKHDTIDIGAYEYQLGINNINDFTTFSKDFVLYPNPATDYINISLSHNNQTNKFEIYDITGKLILSEKLISTLTKIHITALSKGLYFYRIKNNNKTIGTGKFIKQ, encoded by the coding sequence ATGTACAGATTAGCCTTAATATTTTTATTTTGTTTTTATTCAATATCCGTAATATCACAGAATATTACAGCTCCTGATACAATAACAGAAAATACTGTTTGGAACTACGATACTGTTTTTGTTAATAATAATGTTTTTATTCCTGATAATATTGGTTTAACTATTGAGCCGGGAACAAATATAATTGTAACAGCTTATTATTGTATTAATATTCAGGGCAATATAAAAGCAAAAGGTGCTGAAACAGATAAAATAAAATTTACAGTATCTGACACTACAAATTTTTCTGACACAAGCACAATTGCAGGCGGCTGGGACGGGATAATTTTCGATAATACTCCAGCAACAAACGATAGTTCAATATTTGAATACTGCATACTCGAATACGGAAAAGCAATTGCAGATACTTCAAAAGGTGGCGTTTTGTATGTAAACAATTTTTCAAAAATAAGAATTTCAAATTCAATAATTCAACATAATTATTCTTATAAATATGGTGGTGGTTTGTATTTTGAAAATTCTTCACCCATTATCTCAAACAACGAATTTTATTATAATAAAACTTATCATGATGGAGGAGGAATTTATGTTAAAGGTGAATCAACAGTTATAATTAATAATAATTTGTTTAAATATAATTCTGCACATAAATATTTCTGGACACCTTGGGGTATCGCTGAATATGGGTGCGGTAGCTCCATACTTGTTACATATGATGAATTATATACACAAAACTCATTAATTGTAAATAACAAATGTTTTAATAATAAAACCATTAATGGAACTATTTATTTAAGCACATATTATGCTAAGGTAGTTAATAATATTATTTGTAATAATTATGGAAATGGAATAATGAATGGACATCAATTAAGTCATGATATTTATATAAATAACTCAATTTGTAATAATTATATGTGTTTTGGTGGCATTAAAGGTTCTTCAAATAGTTTGATAATACAAAATAATATAATATGGAATAATAGATATTGGTATAGTATTCCACAAATTGATGTTTCTGGTTCCTCAACAATTGAATATAACTGCATACAAGGCGGATATGAAGGTGTAAGCAATATAAGTTCAGAACCTGAATTTGTTAATCCAAGTCCGGGTGTTGGTTTAGATTACGAAGGTGATTTATATGACTGGTCGCTTAGTAAAAATTCTCCATGTATAAATGCCGGCTTATCAGATACTACGGGCTTGTATTTACCACAATATGATTTGGCAGGGAATTTACGAATTAAGCACGATACTATTGATATTGGTGCTTATGAATATCAGTTGGGAATTAATAATATTAATGATTTTACAACATTTTCAAAAGATTTTGTACTTTATCCTAACCCTGCAACCGATTATATTAATATTAGTCTTTCACATAATAATCAAACTAATAAATTTGAAATATACGATATAACAGGTAAATTAATTTTATCAGAAAAGTTAATCTCAACACTTACAAAAATTCATATCACAGCCTTATCAAAAGGATTATATTTTTATCGAATAAAAAATAATAACAAAACAATAGGTACAGGTAAATTTATTAAACAGTAA